One Rhodoferax ferrireducens T118 DNA segment encodes these proteins:
- a CDS encoding type II toxin-antitoxin system death-on-curing family toxin — MSARRQNWVWIESALIHAVHDEQLAEHGGGTGVRDHNLLESALARPQQLAHYGSPDEADLAASYGYGISRNHSFVDGNKRTGFVALELFLALNGYDLTATDADCVLIMLSVAAGDIEEAAFAQWIRQHVQAR, encoded by the coding sequence ATGAGTGCGCGGCGGCAAAACTGGGTGTGGATTGAAAGTGCCCTGATTCACGCTGTTCACGACGAACAGTTGGCTGAACACGGTGGTGGCACTGGCGTGCGAGACCACAATCTGCTTGAATCTGCGCTGGCACGGCCGCAACAACTCGCACACTATGGCTCACCCGACGAGGCCGACCTGGCTGCCAGCTACGGTTACGGTATTTCACGCAATCATTCCTTTGTCGACGGCAACAAGCGCACGGGCTTTGTGGCGTTAGAGTTATTTTTGGCACTCAATGGCTACGACCTGACCGCAACAGATGCCGATTGCGTCTTGATCATGCTGTCGGTTGCCGCAGGCGACATCGAAGAAGCGGCGTTTGCCCAGTGGATTCGTCAGCATGTGCAAGCCCGCTAA
- a CDS encoding AbrB/MazE/SpoVT family DNA-binding domain-containing protein yields the protein MTTLKLSQIGNSVGVILPKELLARLHLEKGDVVFMTDTVNGFTISPYDPTFDEQMTQARSIMKKRRAVLHELAK from the coding sequence ATGACAACGCTTAAACTTTCCCAAATTGGTAATTCGGTTGGCGTGATCTTGCCCAAAGAACTTTTGGCGCGCTTGCATCTTGAAAAAGGTGATGTTGTATTTATGACAGACACCGTCAATGGCTTCACTATCTCGCCCTATGACCCCACTTTTGATGAGCAAATGACGCAGGCGCGAAGCATTATGAAAAAGCGTCGCGCTGTATTGCATGAGTTGGCCAAATGA
- a CDS encoding urease accessory protein UreF yields MNATSLLQLMWLASPALPIGGFSYSEGLEAAVDTARVATEEEASEWLLDQLDLSLTRSDLAVLAQSMPAWQCGDTARISQLNAWVLQTRESNELRAQTEQMGRSLLEWLRNHTTATAEQIELLANLQPTYPLAFALAASATQAPLRDCLLAYAFGWAENMVQAAIKSVPLGQSAGQRILQALAAQIPCAVDHALTLPDDARQAFSPMLAILSARHEVQYSRLFRS; encoded by the coding sequence ATGAACGCCACCAGTCTGCTGCAGCTCATGTGGCTGGCGTCACCGGCACTGCCTATCGGCGGATTCTCCTACTCAGAAGGGCTTGAAGCCGCCGTGGATACTGCCCGAGTTGCTACAGAAGAAGAAGCGTCCGAATGGCTGCTCGATCAGCTTGACCTGAGTCTGACGCGCTCGGACCTTGCGGTGCTGGCCCAGTCCATGCCCGCCTGGCAGTGCGGCGACACCGCGCGAATTTCTCAACTCAACGCCTGGGTACTGCAAACCCGTGAAAGTAATGAGCTGCGGGCACAAACCGAGCAAATGGGCCGATCCTTGCTGGAATGGCTGCGCAACCACACCACCGCCACAGCGGAGCAAATCGAGCTGCTGGCGAATTTGCAGCCCACGTATCCGCTGGCTTTTGCGCTTGCAGCCAGCGCCACCCAGGCCCCGTTGCGCGATTGCCTGCTGGCCTATGCCTTTGGCTGGGCCGAGAACATGGTGCAAGCCGCCATCAAATCGGTGCCGCTGGGCCAGAGCGCGGGGCAGCGCATTCTGCAGGCGCTGGCAGCGCAAATCCCGTGCGCCGTTGATCACGCGCTCACCCTGCCGGACGACGCGCGCCAGGCTTTTTCTCCCATGCTGGCTATTCTGAGTGCCCGGCATGAGGTGCAGTATTCACGGCTTTTCAGGTCCTAG